A single Marinitoga aeolica DNA region contains:
- the ortA gene encoding 2-amino-4-oxopentanoate thiolase subunit OrtA, with amino-acid sequence MIAKKGDWVQIYFIGLNPEQRASNLPEDTRRVPLEIRIKGFLLNDEAKIGDTVKIETPVGREVEGKLEEIYPEYKHNFGKPVIELLQVGKQLREMIEGDQE; translated from the coding sequence ATGATTGCAAAAAAAGGCGATTGGGTTCAAATATATTTTATAGGATTAAATCCAGAACAAAGAGCAAGTAATCTTCCAGAGGACACTAGACGTGTTCCTCTGGAAATTCGTATAAAAGGATTTCTATTAAATGATGAAGCAAAAATAGGTGATACTGTAAAAATAGAAACTCCAGTAGGAAGAGAAGTGGAAGGGAAATTAGAAGAAATATATCCAGAATATAAGCATAATTTTGGAAAACCTGTAATTGAATTGCTTCAAGTTGGAAAACAATTAAGGGAAATGATCGAAGGTGATCAAGAATGA
- the ord gene encoding 2,4-diaminopentanoate dehydrogenase codes for MYRVALWGFGAMGSGIARNILSKYELELVGVHDTRYVGKDVGELLEIGEIGLKVYDSPERMLDETNPDLVVIATNSFVEVVKEQIITAVKKHINVITIAEEMSYPFYTHPDEAEEMDSIARRYGVSILGTGINPGFVLDTLILALSGAALNVEQIKAARINDLSPFGPTVMETQGVGTTVEEFEEGLKSGKIVGHIGFEQSIYMIADALGWNIDKIEQTREPIVSNVLRETKYVRVEPGMVAGCNHIARAYMNGKLVIELKHPQQVRPELENVDTGDYIEIIGDPNLNLSIKPEIPGGKGTIAVATNMIPSVIEAESGLLSMADLPVPRALIGDLTV; via the coding sequence ATGTATAGAGTAGCATTATGGGGTTTTGGCGCAATGGGTAGTGGCATAGCAAGAAATATTTTATCCAAGTATGAATTAGAATTAGTTGGAGTTCATGATACAAGATATGTTGGAAAAGATGTTGGAGAATTATTAGAAATAGGGGAAATCGGCTTAAAGGTTTATGATTCACCAGAAAGAATGTTAGATGAAACTAATCCAGATTTAGTAGTAATCGCAACAAATTCATTCGTTGAAGTTGTAAAAGAACAAATTATTACAGCCGTAAAAAAACATATTAACGTTATAACGATTGCAGAAGAAATGTCTTATCCTTTCTATACTCATCCAGATGAAGCGGAAGAAATGGATAGCATTGCAAGAAGATATGGGGTTTCGATTTTAGGAACAGGGATTAATCCGGGTTTTGTATTGGATACATTGATTTTAGCATTATCAGGAGCAGCATTGAACGTAGAACAGATAAAAGCTGCAAGAATTAATGACTTATCTCCATTTGGACCTACAGTTATGGAAACACAAGGTGTAGGAACAACAGTAGAAGAATTTGAAGAAGGATTAAAATCAGGAAAAATTGTTGGACACATTGGATTTGAACAATCTATTTATATGATTGCTGATGCTTTAGGATGGAATATTGATAAAATTGAGCAAACCAGAGAGCCAATAGTTTCAAATGTTTTAAGAGAAACAAAATATGTAAGAGTTGAACCAGGAATGGTTGCTGGATGTAATCACATAGCAAGAGCATATATGAATGGAAAATTGGTTATTGAATTAAAACATCCACAACAAGTAAGACCTGAATTGGAAAATGTAGATACAGGAGATTATATAGAAATTATAGGAGATCCTAATTTAAATTTATCTATTAAACCAGAAATTCCAGGCGGAAAAGGAACAATCGCTGTTGCAACAAATATGATTCCTTCAGTAATAGAAGCAGAGTCAGGGTTATTATCAATGGCAGATTTACCAGTTCCAAGAGCATTAATAGGAGATTTAACTGTATAG